ATCACATATTCTTTCGTATAGCCAACAAAACTAATATTTGGAACGCCATCACCTTTGATTTTATCTTCATCGGCTTCATCATAGTTAGATGTCCCTGTTTTACCAGCTTGATAAATACCGTAAATTTGAGCGTTACGACCAGTTCCTCGGTTGATAACATCTTTTAACATGTCAGTAATCATATAAGACGTTGAGTCTTTCATGACGCGTGTCCCTTTATCTTCGTACATTTCTTCTGATCCATCATTAAAGACGATTCGGTTAACATAACTTGGTTGGTAATACTTACCACCATTGGCAAATGCCGCGTATGCTGCAGCCATTTTTAATGAACTGATTTCTTGATGAATTGCACTGGAATCAACAACGCCAATATTTTCGTTATAAATGTTTAGTTTCTTTTGGAACTTTGTCACATTATCAAAGCCAACTTCACGGATTGTTTTAGCTGCTGGAACGTTACGTGAGTCTATTAAAGCTTCACGCATTGTAAGAGCGCCACGATAACGATTATCATAGTTCATTAGATCAATATCTGTCCCTGGATATTGATACGGTTCATCAACGATTATCTTGCCAGTTGAATAATTTAAATATTCAATTGCAGGTGCATAGTCATTTAACGGCTTCATAGCGGAAGCAAAATCACGGGCATCACTAGTGGCTAAGTTTTGTGTTAACTGAGCATCTTCTGGTGCTTTACGATTTCCAATTTGGCTAACGATGTTACCGTTATTAGGATCAAGTACTGTAATTGCTACTTGTAAATCATCGTTTGTAAAGTCAATGTATTCATTTGTATTGACTATATTATATAGCTGTTCTTGTGCCTCTAAATCAATATTTGTATAGACATCTAGACCTTCAGAGTATATGTCGCGATCGGTTTTTTGTTTCACCTCTTTAATCACTTCACTCACATAGTTGTCAACGATTTGTTGTTCTTTTGAGTTGTCACTGTGCTTAATTAAATCTTTATCGATGGGTTCATCTACAGCTTTTTGGTAATCTTTTTTTGAAATGACTTTGTCTTCATACATCTGTTGCAATACTAAGTCACGTCTTCTTTTAGCACCTTCAGGGTTAATATATGGATCATATTCTGATGGTGCTTGAGGCAGACCTGCAAAAAGAGCTGTTTGAGCAAGTGATAATTCATCTAGAGATTTGTCATAGTAATATTTGGCAGCAGTTTTCATGCCGTAAACACCGTTTGACATATAAACTTTATTTATATAGTAGGTAATGATTTGGTCTTTTGACTTTTCACGTTCTAAACGAACAGACATCCAGGCTTCTTGGGCTTTTCTTTCGACTGTCTGGTTGGCTGCTGAAGTGTCAAAGAACGATAGCTTAATCAATTGCTGAGTTAACGTACTTCCACCTTGTAGACCGGAACTAGATCCAGTAATATTGGAAAGTAATGCACCAAAAATACGAATAGGGTCGACGCCAATATGCTTTTCAAATCGTTTGTCTTCAATTGAAATAATCGCATTCTTTAATTCAATGGGAATATTTTCACTAGAAGCGACTTCTCGCTTCATGGAGCCAAGTGTATAAAAGACTTCGTTATTAATGTCATATAAATCAGATGACTTGATACCTTCCAATTTTTTTTCATCTAAAATAGGGGCCTGTCGTGCGTAATTGACAAACAATGCCATACCTGTAAGACCGGCTAAAAAACCGATTAATCCCAGTATACCGATCATTTTTAATAGTGTTCGTTTAAGAGCAGTCGGCTTATTTTTTTGAGGACCTTTAGTTTGTTTGTGATAAGTCGAGGTTCTACTAACTTGTTGATTGTTTTCCATTATAATCTCCTATCTAACATCTTATCAATAATTTCTAAGTAGGCGATACGTGGTGAAATTCTAATAGGGACTAGCGCCACGTGCTCTTGGAAATAACTGTAAGGAATAGATTTTTTTCCAGTTTCTTTTTGGTTCCACCAGACCAATAAATCTTGTGCTTCTAGTAGGTAACACTCTTTTAGTGTGCTAAAATAAACTAGAAGGAAGACTAACCCTTGTTGTGACAGACATTGTTGCATGTGCTCAATCTGATGTTGGTGGATATTTGACAGAGGAAAGGATGTTTTATTACGTGTTTCCTTTGCTTCGAAATCTAAGTATCTACCTTGATAGACACCGTTGTAGTCAGTTGTTGAAGCTTGTTTGAAGTAAGCTTCTTTGATTGTAGCAGCACTACGTTTTGGATAATCGACTTTTACAATTTGAACAGGTGTGGGTTTTTTATGAATGACGGCAATACCTTTTGCTAAGTAATAGTCGTTACTTTCATTAATCATCTGTTCAAAGGTCATGCCACGATTAGCAAAGCTTTGTGTTTTTGGTAAGACTTTCTTATTCTGGGGGGCTTTAACTGATTGATAGCGTTGCCCATTAGGATAGTTCAAAGCCATGTTTATCACACTCCTAGAAGTATTATAACAAAAAAAGTTTTAGAAAGGAAAGAATGACGTGACAAACCTTAAGACTTTATATGTATCGGGCTACCGAACGTTTGAATTAGGTATATTTAAAGATAAAGACCCTAAAATAGCTATTATAAAAAAAGCTTTAAAGAAACAACTTATAATGTATTGTGAAAGTGGTTTGGAATGGGTAATCGTCAGTGGTAATTTAGGTTGCGAATTTTGGGCAACTGAAGTAGTAGGGGAACTTAAAACTGAAGGTTATGATCTCAAACTAGGACTTATCACGCCATATACTGATTTTGAAAAAAAATGGAATGAAGCTAATCAACATAAATTCATGCAGATGTCACAGTTAGCTGATTACCAGAATAGTGTTTCTCATGAGCCCTATCAACATCCTAGTCAATTAAAAAATCATAGTCGTTTTATTCTAGATCATACCGACGCGACACTTTTGGTTTATGATCGTGATTATCCGGGTAAAAGTGAGTTCTTTTTGAAAGAAATAGAACGTTTTATTAATAACAATGAGTATCTAATTGATTTAATTGATATGTTTTCACTACAAGATGCCGCAGAAAGTGAATAATTGTTTGATTTTCTCGTGTATTTTCGATACAATGAGTAAAGAAAGATTACATGAGAACTACTTATTAAGTTAGACATAAAGAAATAAATGGGGTGCCTATCAATGGGAAATTATCATTTAACTGCTAAAGACATTTTACAAAAAGAATTTAAACAAAAAATGCGCGGCTATGATCCAATCGAAGTCGACGAGTATTTGGATAGTATTATTAAAGATTACGAGCAATATAATCGTGAACTTCTAGAGTTGCGTGAAGAAAACGAACGCCTAGTGGCAAAAGTTGATCAATTAACACGTAGTACAGAAACACTATCACGCATTCGTCAAGATGCGCCAAAACAAACCACTACAGTCACTAACTTTGATATCATTAAACGTTTATCAAATTTAGAAAAAGAAGTGTTTGGTAAAAAATTAGCTGAAAAAGAAGTACCACAAGTACAAGTAACGGAAGATGTTAAAGAAACAAATGTACAAACGACACCGTTAACTTCTTCAGTACAAGAAGATTTAGAACAAACTAAACAATTTTAATTGTTAGGTTTTACTTGTAGTTTTCGGGTAATTACAGCAATCTTTTGATTGTTGAGGAAAGTCCATGCTCTCACAAGCTGCGATGCTTGTAGTGTTCGTGCTTAGCGAAAAAATAAGCTAAGGGACTCATTTATTGAGTTACGGCAACTAAAAAAGCTAAGGTCTTTGGACTATGCTTGAGTAAGTTTGAAAGTGCCACAGTGACGAAGTGTTTGGAGAAATTCAAACAGTGGAACGGGTAAACCCCTCGAGAGAGCAACCCAAATTATGGTCGGGGCATTCTTTTCACGGAATTGAACGTAGAAAGGGAACAAAGTAATCTTTGTAGACAGATTATTACCGTTGGTTTTTCGTTCCTGGGAAAACCAATACAGAACATGGCTTATAGAAAACTACATTAAACAGGATGAGGAGCTTTCCGTTGGTTTCAATGGAAAGCTTTTTTTAACATTAATCAAGACTATTATTTTTTAGGAGTGTAACATACAATGAAACAATTTAAATTAATGGCGACAGCCGCAAGCGGAATTGAAGCTTTAGTTGGCCAAGAATTGCGTGATTTAGGGATTGACTGTGAAATCGAAAATGGACGCGCAATTTTTTACGGTGATATTGAAACTATCGCAACTGCTAACTTATGGTTAAGAACAGCTGACCGTGTCAAAATTATCGTAGCTGAATTCGAGGCAACTACTTTTGAACAATTATTTGACAAAACCAACGCCATTGCTTGGGAAGAGTTACTTCCAATGGACGCTAATTTCCCAGTTGCAGGTAAATCAATTAAATCTAAGCTATTCAGTGTATCTGATTGCCAAGCCATTACGAAAAAAGCGATAGTAAAACGTCTAAGCGATTACTACAGCCGATATGGCCGTTTACCTGAGACAGGCGCACTTTATCAATTAGAAGTTGCGTTATTAAAAGACAAAGTAACGATTACCTTAGATACTACTGGTCCAAGTTTATTTAAACGTGGTTACCGTATCGACAAAGGTGGAGCGCCATTAAAAGAAAATATGGCAGCTGCCTTAATCAAATTATCAAAATGGCGTAAAGACCGTCCGTTCTATGATCCAGTATGTGGTTCAGGGACTATTTGTATTGAAGCGGCTTTAATCGGTCATAACATTGCCCCAGGTTTCAATCGTGACTTTGCGTGTGAAGAATGGGCATGGGTGGATCCTGCAATTTTTGATAAAGTTCGTGACGAAGCTGAATCAAAAGCGGATTACGATATTGAATTAGATATCTTAGGTTGTGATATTGATGGCCGCATGGTGGCGTTAGCCAAGAAAAATGCTGAAGAAGCTGGCCTATCAGATTCTATTACCTTTAAACAAATGCAATTAAGCGACTTTACGACGGATAAAGATTATGGCGTAATCATCGCTAACCCGCCTTATGGTGAACGTTTAGGTGAAGAAGAGTCAGTTCGTAAATTATACAAACAAATGGGAGAGGTTTACCGTCCATTAGATACTTGGAGTAAATACATTTTAACAAGTGACTTAGAATTCGAGAAATTCTATGGTGAAAAAGCAACGAAAAAACGTAAATTATATAATGGGGCGATTCGTACCGACTTATTCCAATATTGGGGTAAACGCCCACCAAGACAACCAAGACCTGAAACAACCGAAGCAAATTAATTTTGTAAAGAAAGAAGTGGCGTAAATGGGGTATACTGAGCAAGATTTATTGGAACATTTAAAAGAAATTTCTTTATTAAACGAAACGATGGGATTAGCGCATTGGGATATGACCACTGGCATGCCCGACAAAGCGAATGAACAACGTGGTGAGATGATCGCTTATTTAAGTGGTTTGTCTTATGAGTTAAATTTTGGCGAAAAAATGACTAATTTAATGACATACTTCGAAGATAAAACGTCAGAATTAAGCGAATTAGGTCAAAGTGCGTATGAAGTAGCTAAACGTGCCTTTGATTTGAACTACAAAATCGACAAAGAAAGCTTCCTAGGTTTTCAAAAAACCTTAACAAGTGCCCACGCTGATTGGGTAACATCACGTGAAACAAAAGACTTTAATGATTTTAAAGATTCGTTGACACGTTTAATTGACTATACGAAACAATTTATTCCTTTGTGGAAAAAAGATGAAGCGACACCTTATGATGTTTTGCTAAATCAATATGAGCCAGGGATGACGGTTGAAAAATTGGATGAAGTCTTTGCAACGGTTCGTAAAGGAATCATGGAGATTAGAGCTAAAATCGAAGCAGAAGGCAAGACACCACAAACAAACTTTTTATATCGTCATGTGTCAAAAGCTGAACAACGTGAGTTTGCTGAAAAAGTTATTGCTGATCTAGGTTATGACTTATCTCGTGGTCGTTTAGATGATACGATTCATCCATATGAGTTAACGCTAAATCAAAACGATGTCAGAATTACCACTCGTTGGGCAGAGGAAGACTTCCAAATGGCAATATTAGGAACGATTCATGAAGCTGGACATGGTTTATATGAACAAAATATTAATCCTGAGTTTGCTTACACGCCACTAGCAAATGGGGCATCAATGGGGATTCACGAATCACAGTCATTGTTTAATGAGTTAGTGATGGCTGGTAGTCAAAATTTCTGGAAACGTCAATATCCAGTATTGCAAGAAATTACGGGTGACACGTTTAAAGATATCGAATTTGAAACATTCTATCGTGGGCTAAAACAAACACGTGCAAGTCTAATTAGAATTGAGGCGGATTCTTTAACGTATCCACTTCATATCATTATCCGTTACGAAATCGAAAAAATGATTTTCAATGATGGGGTAGCAATCGAGGACTTGCCAAAAATCTGGAATGATAAATATGAAGAGTATTTAGGGATTCGTCCTGAAAACGACTTAGAGGGTATCTTACAAGATTCTCATTGGTCAGGAGGAAGCTTTGGATACTTCCCATCATATGCACTGGGTTATATGTACGCGGCCCAATTAGAGCATGCAATGAATAAAGACTTAGATGTTCAAGCTATTTTAGCAAGTGATGATTACTCAGCGATTATTGAATGGAATAAACACCATATTCATCAATATGGTGCAAGTAAAAAACCAAACTGGTTGATCGAGCAAGCAACAGGGGAAAGTCTAAATCCTACCTATTTAATTGAGTTCCTTAAAAACATGTATTATGCTGCGTATCAAATCACAGATAATAACTAGAAAAGAGATGACTTCGGTCATCTCTTTTTTGTTTTGTCTCTAAGTTAAGAAGAAAATGAATCATTATAAAACGATATTGCATGAGAAGATAATGAGAATACAATAAAATCAGTCACAGTCTTAGTTATCTGATTTTAAGGGAGTGATATAATAATGAATATTTAAACATAAAGGAGTGAGATTATGTCTCAAAAAGTAAAGAAAAGAGAATTTCCAACGGCGTATACTGTTATTATTATTGTGTTATTATTAGTTCAAATGCTTACGTTTTTTATTCCTTCAGGTAAATATAGTACCTTATCTTATGATGAGAACACTCAGACGTTTATGGTTATTGACGCTAATGAGCAACAGGTTCCTGAACCAGCTACTCAAGCTACATTAGATAAATATGGTATCACTATCCAATTAGATAAATTTACAGATGGTACTATTTATAAGCCTGTAGCCATCCCAAATTCTTACCAAGAAATTGAGAAAGAAAAACGAGGGTTAACAGGAACTATCAGACAATTCTTAGAATCTCAAATTAACGGGATAATTGATAGTATAGATATTATCGTCTTTATTCTGATATTGGGTGGTGTTATAGGGATTGTCAACGCAACAGGCGCAATGGATGCTGGAATGATGCGATTGGCTGAAAAAATGAATGGTAAACAAAAATGGTTAATTGTGATTATTACCACATTAGTCGCTTTAGGGGGTACAACATTTGGATTGGCTGAAGAAACGGTAGCTTTTTATCCTATTTTAGTCCCTATTTTTTTATTAGCAGGTTACGATACAATCACAGCGGTGGCGACTATTTATTTAGGAAGTGCGGTTGGTTCTATGATCTCAACAACCAATCCATTTTCAACAGTTATCGCATCAAACTCAGCGGGTATTAATTTTAGTGAAGGTATGGGATTGCGTGTTGTGATGTGGGTATTATGTGTAGGTGTATCAATTCTCTATACCATTCGTTATGCTGAAAAAGTTAGAAAGAATCCAGAAAAATCTATAATTGCGGATCAAATGGCAAGCCAAAAAGAAATGTTTTTAAAATCACATGAAGACGGCAGTAGCGTTGAATTTGATTTTCGTAAAAAATTAACGTTGATTATTTTTGCACTAGGTTTTGTGATTATGATATATGGTGTTCAACAATTAGGTTGGTATTTCACTGAAATTTCAATGGTATTTTTAGCGCTTGTTTATATTTTAATTTTCGTAGTAGGATTAAGTGAGAAGGAATATGTAAGTAGTTTTGTTGCGGGGGCGGGTGATTTACTAGGAGTCGCCTTAACTGTTGGGGTTGCTAGATCCGTAAGTATTGTTATGGAAACAAGCTTTGTCAGCGATACAGTGATGTACAAATTCAGTCAACTAATTTCAGGGATGAACAGTGTGTTATTCATCTGCGTGTTATATTTTGTTTATATTATCTTAGGTTTCTTTATTCAATCATCTTCAGGACTTGCGGTTCTATCAATGCCAATTATGGCACCATTGGCGGATGTTGTGGGGATTGACCGAGGTATGATTGTTAATGCGTATAACTGGGGACAAGGAATTATTGGATTAATTGCTCCGACTGGTTTAATCTTAGTTTCTTTATCATTGGTACAAGTCGGCTTTGACAAGTGGCTTAAGTTCGTGACGAAATTATTAGTTATATTAATTATTATGTCATTAATTGCTTTAAGTATTGGTGTCTTAATCTAAATAGTATTCGTTTAGAATGTGGTTATGATATAGTAAATTCATAACCACATTTTTTAGGAGGGTTCATCTTAATGAAAAAACCAAGAATTTATACCATAAATTTTGCGACAGTTTATCCATTGTATGTACAAAAAGTTGAGAAAAAAGGGCGAACAGAGGCTGAATTATTACAGATAATCGAGTGGCTAACAGGCTACGATCAATCTGCGCTTATACAACAGATGGAACGTCAAGTTGACATGGAAACATTAATCGATGAAGCACCGAGTTTTAATGCTAACAGTGCGTTAATTACTGGTGTAATCTGTGGTAAACGAGTAGAAGAAATAGAAGATAGCATGACTCAAAATATTCGCTATTTAGACAAAGTAGTCGATGAATTAGCAAAAGGCAAAAAGTTAGAAAAAATTATGCGTGAAGCCTAACATTGTCATAATATAGCAAAAAAGGAAGGGCCTATTTTCAATAGGTCTCTTCCTTTTTGACTATCGTTTAATGACACCCATCCCTAAAACGCCTGGTCCGGTATGGACTCCAAGGGCTGGACTAACTTCATCTAAATAAATATGATGAATATTTGGGAAACGTTTTTCAACGGCCTCTTTTAAAAGTTCAGCTTCTTCGATACAATTCCCGTAAGCAACTGCTAAATCATACGATTTGTGGTTACCGACAAATTTTTCAACTTCTTGAAGTAACTTTTCTAAGCTCTTTTTACGTCCACGGGCTTTAGTTACCGTGTAATAAATACCTTCTTCATTACAAGAAATAACAGGGTTTAGGTTTAAGGCTGTCCCTAAAATCGATGTAACAAGACCGATTCGTCCACCTTTTTTTAAGTACTCTAGTGTTGGAATGCTAAAGAAGACACGGGAATTTTGTACGTTTTCTTGTGATTTAGCAATGACTTGTTCGAAAGAGTTGCCGTTATCAATCATTTCTTTTACATGTACGGCTTGTAGACCGCCTCCAATACCTATACTTAATGTATCAACAAATCCACATACTAAATCTGAATAATCTTTTGACATTAATTTTAAAATGTTGTGTGTGCCGCTAAGACCACTTGAAATAGTAGCGATAATTAAGTGTGTGTATCCGTCAGCAATGATTTGATTAAATATCTTATCAATTGATTCTCCATTTGGAAGAGAAGTTGAAGGGATTTCTTTGCTTAAACGCTCGTAAATTTCCTTAGAAGTAATCGTTTCTTTATCAATATAAGTACCCTCTGGATAGATAATATTTAAAGGCACAACATAGATACCGTCTTTTTCTAAAATACTTTTAGGAACGTCCATTCCTGAATCGACTAACACAGCTATTTTTTCCAACATAATGATTAACCCCTTTTATTTAAGTGTTTTTTCTGTAATTAATTTTGAAGCCAACGTAATAGTTGCCATCTGAACTGTCAAATATTTGTCGTCGCAACGATTAATAATGATATTTCCATCGTTTACAATGCTGACGAGTGAAGCTATAGAATCCTCTAATTGTTGACAAAATTGATTATACGCTAAACGATAATCACCTTGATCAATTTGTTTTAAGATGCCTTGATGAATAGTAGGTAACTCAAAGGACTGTTTTAAGATAGTGATGATAATGAGACGAGCTAAGTGGCGTCGGTCGTATTTTTTTTTAACCGGGGCCAGAATATAGTCATGCTTGACATAGTTATGAACGATACTTGAAGTAATTAATTTATTCTTACTATCGTTCACTTTGAAAGGAAGAGTTGTTCGTTCAACTAATTGAATAACTTGTTCCATATATAAGTCGATGTCTGGTAATTGTTCCCATCTTGGGAGCTTGATTTCAAGTATTTCTTGATAGTAATCGTTTTCCATTAATTATCAAAACCTCTTTACTTAGTTTTTGAAACTATATATTATTTATAACACACTTCATTTATAAATAAAACAAAAAACTGTTGCAAAAATTATTACAACAGTTCCTTTTGCTTTAGTTTTTTAGCTAATCCTTGTCTTGCAAGATTATCTGCCCCTTTATTTTTAGCCTCTGGTAGCCATTGGATAAAAATTATTGGGAATTTTTGTAACAAGTGCTCAATTTTAATTAAGTATGGTTTAAATATCTTATTATGCGTGTATTGTTTATCAATTGTTTGAACAACGACCTTACTATCAGAATAGACATAAGTCGTTTGATGATGCCAGTTTTTTTCAATAGCAAATTCTAGCGCTGTTTGCAGGGCTAAAAATTCAGCTTCATGATTACTCATGACAGATGCAGGAAGGGCCATTTGCACTTGTTGATCATCAATAATATAGAGAAGTCCAAGACCACTTGGACCAGGATTACCTTTCGTTGAGGCATCAATGTAAATTTTTAGCATAAAAATCACTCCTTAGACTATCATACTACCTATGAAATATGATAATATTATTCTATCATTTGATGGATGTGTTGAACAACATGAATAAAGACAAACAATTAACTAAATTTTATTATCAACCGGATATAGCACATACTGTGATTTATTGGTCTTTATCTTTATGCCTATTCTTAGGAGGCATCATAATTACGTTGGAAAAAATTAAATTTTCATGGATGGCCGTTATGTTCATACTATTGGGTTTACTTTTGATTCTAATTGGTAGTAGTAGACGTCTTTGCATTAACGATCAAGAAATCACATTTAGTGTAGGGCTACCTATTTTTCAAAAAAACAAGCGAGTGCCAATCAAGAAAATTCATAAAATTTCATTAGGATCGAAAGGCTTTACGCTATATCAAGAAACACCAGACGGGGAATTCAATGAAATCATCTGCTTAATGAAAGAGAAGTCCCTGCAATATTTTGTTCAGACTATGACGGCCAACGAAGCATTTAATGGCGAAATTAGTGGACTAAATATAAATGAATTAATCGAATAGGTAAGGAAAGCTATCAAAAAAAGTGAAGGCACTAGCCTTCACTTTTTGTTTGTATTTTAACGTTAGTTGCTTGGAAACCACGCTTTCCTTCCATGATATCAAACTCAACTTCTTGATTGGCTTTTAAATTTTTGAAGCCATCTTGTTGGATTCCAGTAAAATGTACGAAGATTTCCTCATTTTCATAAGAAATAAAGCCATACCCCTTTTTTTCATCGAACCATTTGACGATACCGTGAGCCATTTTACATTCCTCCAAATTTTCAGTTTTGTATACGCTTTTATTATAGGGTTATTTAAAGAAAAGGTCAAACAAAGAAGTATCTATAAAAAAAATTAAGTTTATTTAACAAAATACCTTAATATAAGCTATAATGTAATCTAGTGAGATAAAAATGATTGAAAGGATGTTCGAATATGAAAATTAAATTAAATCGAAATTCAGGATTTTTTGCAATGGGTACACCCTTTGATATCTTAATAAATAAGTCTTCTAATACTAAGCTGGCTCATAATCAAAGTAAAGAAATTGAATACGAACCGGGCGATGTATTGAGAGCTAAATATTCACTATTAAAAAGTAATGAAGTTACACTTTCTGCTGAAGATGACGGAGCTACTTTTGAAATCACCTCAAATCCGAATATTATGAGAACATATATGACCATTTTTACATTGTTATTTATTTTCCCAGTTTTATTTCAACAATGGTTATTAGCAATATTAATTATTATTTTTTATGCTATTTTTGGGATGGCTGTTATGAACAAGTTTTACTTAATAAGTAAGGTTGAAGAGGTAAACAATGATGAATAATTCTGAACAGTTTTTAGCAACATTTAATCGGATTGAAAAATGGATGCGTCAACTTTTTGGCAATAAAACGAACATCGGCTTTACTGAGCTTGTACGACAATTATCTCGCCGTAAAGAATTACCTTTAGAGCAATATAGTGACGACCTAATTCAAATGGCGCAACTTCGTAATGCCATTATTCATGATCAAATCGCTCCAGATTTCGTGATTGCAGAACCTAATGAATGGGTAGTTAAACGTATAATTGAAATAGAAGAAGCATTGTTACATCCACAAACGGTAATCCCGTTATTTGAAAAAACTGTAACAGGTTTTAATGAATCGACATTACTTGGAGATTTATTAACCATTGTAGCTGAAAAGGGGTATTCACAATTTCCAATCTACAATAGCCGTGGCGTTTGTGAAGGTTTAATTACGGCACATGGATTAGGGATTTGGTTAGCAAAACACGCCAATAAAACGGCAATTGATGTTAGCAGTCAAACGGCAAAAGATGTGCTAGCAGCTGACCGTAAAAGTCAAAATTATCGTTTCGTTAAAGAATCGACAACCTTAAATGAGGTCGTTCATTTGTTTTTAACACAATCAACATTAGAAGCACTATTAATTACTAAAGATGGTAATCCTAATGGTAAATTAATAGGGATTATTAGACCAAGGGAAGCATTTGGTCATTTTTATAAGTAAGTGAGGAATTTAAATGATTTATTTAGCGTTGATCGTTGTCTTAGTGGCAATTGATCAAATTGTAAAGTTTTGGACGGTTCAAAACATTGCTTTAGGAGAAACGATTTTTGATAATCCCATTATCTCATTAACCTATTTACAAAATGATGGGGCAGCTTGGAGTATGTTAGAAGGAAAGATGTGGTTCTTCTATACGATTACTATTGTAGCTATCATCGTATTATCGACAATGATTTATAAAAATCGAAATGATTCTAAGTGGTTAACGTATGGGTTAACGATGGTACTAGCAGGTGCAATCGGTAACTTTGTTGATCGTTTACATCTAAAGTATGTGATTGATATGTTTCAAATTGAGTTTTTCAATTTCCCAATTTTTAATGTGGCGGATGTATGCATTACAATTGGTGTAATTTGTATTTTTATTTATCTGTTTTTTGTAGCAGAAGAAGATTAGGAGTTAGTTATGAACGAAATTTTAGAAGTAGTTATTGAAGAGCAAAAGGGAAGGCTTGATAAAGTGTTAACAGCTGAATTCAGCCAATTTTCACGCTCTCAAATTCAAAACTGGGTAAAGAATAATCACGTCTTAGTAAACGGTGAGGCGGCTCCTGCTAACTATAAAGTGAAGCATGCTGATGTTATTCGCATCGAACGTCCAGAAATCGTCGAGTTAGAATTAATCGCACAAGATATTCCACTTGACGTTGTATATGAAGATCAAGATTTAATGGTAATTAATAAGCCCCAAGGCATGGTAGTTCATCCATCCAAGAGTCATCCAGATGGAACATTAGTTAATGCCTTGTTGTTCCGCAATCACGATTTATCAGGAATTAACGATGTCATTCGTCCAGGCATAGTCCACCGTATTGACAAAGATACTTCAGGTTT
This is a stretch of genomic DNA from Vagococcus zengguangii. It encodes these proteins:
- a CDS encoding DegV family protein is translated as MMLEKIAVLVDSGMDVPKSILEKDGIYVVPLNIIYPEGTYIDKETITSKEIYERLSKEIPSTSLPNGESIDKIFNQIIADGYTHLIIATISSGLSGTHNILKLMSKDYSDLVCGFVDTLSIGIGGGLQAVHVKEMIDNGNSFEQVIAKSQENVQNSRVFFSIPTLEYLKKGGRIGLVTSILGTALNLNPVISCNEEGIYYTVTKARGRKKSLEKLLQEVEKFVGNHKSYDLAVAYGNCIEEAELLKEAVEKRFPNIHHIYLDEVSPALGVHTGPGVLGMGVIKR
- a CDS encoding ribonuclease HI family protein, translating into MLKIYIDASTKGNPGPSGLGLLYIIDDQQVQMALPASVMSNHEAEFLALQTALEFAIEKNWHHQTTYVYSDSKVVVQTIDKQYTHNKIFKPYLIKIEHLLQKFPIIFIQWLPEAKNKGADNLARQGLAKKLKQKELL
- a CDS encoding EbsA family protein, which produces MNKDKQLTKFYYQPDIAHTVIYWSLSLCLFLGGIIITLEKIKFSWMAVMFILLGLLLILIGSSRRLCINDQEITFSVGLPIFQKNKRVPIKKIHKISLGSKGFTLYQETPDGEFNEIICLMKEKSLQYFVQTMTANEAFNGEISGLNINELIE
- a CDS encoding cold-shock protein is translated as MAHGIVKWFDEKKGYGFISYENEEIFVHFTGIQQDGFKNLKANQEVEFDIMEGKRGFQATNVKIQTKSEG
- a CDS encoding DUF1836 domain-containing protein produces the protein MENDYYQEILEIKLPRWEQLPDIDLYMEQVIQLVERTTLPFKVNDSKNKLITSSIVHNYVKHDYILAPVKKKYDRRHLARLIIITILKQSFELPTIHQGILKQIDQGDYRLAYNQFCQQLEDSIASLVSIVNDGNIIINRCDDKYLTVQMATITLASKLITEKTLK
- a CDS encoding YfcC family protein translates to MSQKVKKREFPTAYTVIIIVLLLVQMLTFFIPSGKYSTLSYDENTQTFMVIDANEQQVPEPATQATLDKYGITIQLDKFTDGTIYKPVAIPNSYQEIEKEKRGLTGTIRQFLESQINGIIDSIDIIVFILILGGVIGIVNATGAMDAGMMRLAEKMNGKQKWLIVIITTLVALGGTTFGLAEETVAFYPILVPIFLLAGYDTITAVATIYLGSAVGSMISTTNPFSTVIASNSAGINFSEGMGLRVVMWVLCVGVSILYTIRYAEKVRKNPEKSIIADQMASQKEMFLKSHEDGSSVEFDFRKKLTLIIFALGFVIMIYGVQQLGWYFTEISMVFLALVYILIFVVGLSEKEYVSSFVAGAGDLLGVALTVGVARSVSIVMETSFVSDTVMYKFSQLISGMNSVLFICVLYFVYIILGFFIQSSSGLAVLSMPIMAPLADVVGIDRGMIVNAYNWGQGIIGLIAPTGLILVSLSLVQVGFDKWLKFVTKLLVILIIMSLIALSIGVLI
- a CDS encoding carboxypeptidase M32, producing MGYTEQDLLEHLKEISLLNETMGLAHWDMTTGMPDKANEQRGEMIAYLSGLSYELNFGEKMTNLMTYFEDKTSELSELGQSAYEVAKRAFDLNYKIDKESFLGFQKTLTSAHADWVTSRETKDFNDFKDSLTRLIDYTKQFIPLWKKDEATPYDVLLNQYEPGMTVEKLDEVFATVRKGIMEIRAKIEAEGKTPQTNFLYRHVSKAEQREFAEKVIADLGYDLSRGRLDDTIHPYELTLNQNDVRITTRWAEEDFQMAILGTIHEAGHGLYEQNINPEFAYTPLANGASMGIHESQSLFNELVMAGSQNFWKRQYPVLQEITGDTFKDIEFETFYRGLKQTRASLIRIEADSLTYPLHIIIRYEIEKMIFNDGVAIEDLPKIWNDKYEEYLGIRPENDLEGILQDSHWSGGSFGYFPSYALGYMYAAQLEHAMNKDLDVQAILASDDYSAIIEWNKHHIHQYGASKKPNWLIEQATGESLNPTYLIEFLKNMYYAAYQITDNN
- a CDS encoding DUF2200 domain-containing protein, whose protein sequence is MKKPRIYTINFATVYPLYVQKVEKKGRTEAELLQIIEWLTGYDQSALIQQMERQVDMETLIDEAPSFNANSALITGVICGKRVEEIEDSMTQNIRYLDKVVDELAKGKKLEKIMREA